agaaaaggaaattaattctttattgtatatttcttagagaagaaaagaaaacctTTCCTTTCAAATGATAGTAGAATGATAGAGTAActttactaaataaataaaattaataaagtttgCATTTGAAAAACAAGTTTACATATACTTGTGCATTTGTATAAGTAGGTGCAAGtaagtgtaataaaataatatgtaatacataAGTAACAACTATACATTATactatgtataatttttacataattatttatatacgttaacaaatttaaaagatgagaaaaggaattattactaatatttatgttataaatgaAATGCAGTAACATACATCTATACATGTTGAACATCCTTATAATTTCTGTCAAAACATGatttagtatttataatttttatttttgcaactTAGTACAATCTTTGTTGCTCATTATTTATctacataaataattcatttattttaacttcTTTAACAAGATTTTGGCACCTGGAGTTGATTTTGACTTCAAAATATTCATCACTGGTTTTAACTTCGAAAGTATAGTATTCACAGTGGATGTTGTTCCATTTTCTAGTAATAATACTAACAAAAAGCATCCTCTATTGCATTCTATCCATTCctctataatatttgtttctaaatgattaactaatatttttccaaatgtGATTTCACTTTTCTCTTGCAACTCTTTGTCATTCTGTATTAGCTTTTTTAACATCATATGTAAGCCGGCGTGTTCAATAGGTTTATATTCTTCATCTCCTTCTTTAATCTTTGATTTTAAGTCTGTGATAAATATAGTAACAGCTTCGAAGgctttttctaattttttgttaGTACCTACTTTCAGTATTGCTAATGTTATCATTGCAATAGAACTGTTGGACATCCAAATAGGCGTGTTTATAGTTACAGATTCAAGAagtgaattataaattaaatctaaaagttctttctctctcataTGAGCTGGTTTTTTGCTTGTTGCATTGTTGTCTCCTTGCTCTAAGTATTTCACTATACTGGGAGCGAAATAATGGGAATTTCTTCTAGCtactaaatacaatattacatGCTTTCCATGATCACTTAATGCTATATCTGTCAGATCATTTTGTATTTctgagaatataattttttttactaaaatagTATCATCTACTGAATCAAATAATGCTAATAGTATCAAGTATCCATACTCagacattgaaatattttttatattacctTTAATAGATTTCATAATGATTTTTCTGTCTTTGTTTGAGCCATGccatatacatattacagCAACTTCTGAACCAAATTTTGTTTGAGACAATTCTACCACCGAACTTCTTAACATAgctattatttcctttttatcttcaagagaacaattatttaagaattcTAAAAGGACACAATGCAAAAGAgtggaatttaaaaatttcttatttaatattctcattaaatttccttttacTGCAGACAATGTTGCTGCTTTCATATCTTCTgcaattatatatgtatcagACAAagtcttaatttttttatccttAGCCTGTTTATACATGTCACCATAAAATTCCTGTTTAAAGTatcttttctctatttctgtAGCCCATGTTGAATACATAAGTTCCAATAATGGAGCAGATACAGAATGACTCATGAATCTTACTATATTACCATAACAagtagaaataatttcatgcCTAGTCTCTTGAGATCCATACTTTAGCATTGTCTTTATACAATTCCTTGCATATTTTGATTCAATCATAGACAAAAATGAAGATTTCAATTCTTTAGAAATAGCCTGTCGAATCTCTGCGTCACTATACTTGAAGATCCACTGAATGATACGAGACATATCatgtgtaaatattattttattgtaattagttTTTAGTAAATCATGTGcctttaaaattaattttttacgttcCAGTTTTGAACAGTCAACCCTACGTAATTTCTCACCAAGCTGCTTTGTTACAATtgatatatcataaatattactgaaacgttttgctttatatttttctctaatttctttctttttctttttaaattcttgCCAATTTGGTTTTTCCATAGAGTTGCCATTTACCATCTTGGATTTTCCATTTATGTTGTTGATATTATGATTCTCTTTGCCATCTTTTGTTACAACTTCTTCATCCTTTTTCTTTGctgtctttttaattttaagtttattatctttattatcttttatattgttatatatatgatcattattttctgttttatttttctttggtcTTGATTCATTATCAgattttagttttcgttttacCATTTTGTAAATCTCTGAAACcaaataaaagacaaaattaacgtaaataaaaagtatataatcatttatttatttttctaatgttcatataatacataataactaATTAAGATATATTGGTAGAACAACATAAACCAAAAATAACCTATAAATAACTATGTATAAAGAatccataaataataatgataatattactTTAAGTTTGATATTGTGTAAAGTTgtgtttaaaattatgtaaatatatcacATCAAactaaattagaaaaagattttaaatataaatatatttacgtttCTTTAATGTTAATGATTACACTCGGAAACGAATAAGGAGATTTTCATGATACAAAGTCTACAGCACTGTTAAAAATGTCAGTCAAAAGTGGACATTGAGAATGAGGGCCTCTAGTAGTCAACGGCTACACTGTTCATCAATGAGCTCTTGGTAAGAAAAACTGCTGAAAATTTACTAGACCATTAAAATTTGAACTTCGAAATCCTCTCGATTACGAACTTAAGCCTAGCCCATTAAGCCAATGCGGCTCTAATGTAACAATCGTTAGCAAAATACTTGGTTAAAAAAGGGTTACACAGTTTCGTTTTGTTGATCTTGAAAGTTGGTTCGAATAGTTGGTCCTAATAgagacatttttttaattaaaaatatattgcgttggcaactaaatgacTACGGATTTtgttaggtggtattgacaaaatttgacaatatttgtaaattaaatatatagaatcCTGAATGTATCCTCAATGTGCAAATTCAAAACACATGCTTAGAAACTAAAACAtgttaaatagtattttatgttttcaattaaagttttattaatgataatgcaaataattttcattcaattgtcgcataaatatttatatcatttcctaatataattatttacataattgatATTAACATGTTTTTCAATTAACATACGTATAAGATAAtctataagataataatacaaattttaatgacACATTATAATTAATGCATATTTGTTATTGATTGTCTGGCTaaacgtatttattatagaGGTAAAATCAAGTTGAAGCGTAAATTTAAtgctacatttttttaattataacaaatgTGTACtcattataatttaacaattattacttatgaatattaataaatacacttGTTATCGAGGGACATCAAGGTAATCGATCActtaggaaaaatatttatttttaaataatataagtaaaatataagcatattaaaaaaatgttttacttgACATTTATAAAATGCATGAGAAACTTCAATCAATATGAACAATGAAGTAAGTAGCATCCGATTTCTGACAAAAAGTTTCATTGCAAAAGTAATAGAGAACATATTTTCAAGGTATAAAATGGATAATCCGCATTTACTCTGTGACAAACTTTATAGTTGAGCTAAGTAGAAAGAAACGTAATGATTTCATAGGAAAAAGCTTAGAATGAAATATGTAGAACGTAGGTATCGAAAAGACTGTATTGATGATTTTCCTATTCATCTTTGATTATACCATAGAGATATAAAGATACAGTGCATTGACACGATAGAATTATGAACAATCAACATGGAAGACAAGAAGGTTCATGTTCTGCGCATTCATGCATGACATgctataaaaagatattctaCTTATTTCTGTCCGTCTTGCAAGAACGAGGACTTTGTTGTGTTCCATGGTGATTTTTCACGATTCAATTTTCGAACGAGTCTTTCTAGTGAGTATCGAGATCTATTTATATGACTGTGACAACactaaataaaaagtatgaataataaaatattcgtaaatttcGATAACTTCAAAAcatatttagaaagaaataaaaattttttaagtgtttacaaaatataatgatatataaatataaatatatatttatttatagcatTTGGTCgtttctacatatattttttcaaatatttgtgtttatatgattaaataattaaattaaatgcattgataatgtacatatatgaaatttattagacGTAACTCACAATAACGCTATATTTAAAagtggaaattaaaatataataaacaatgatGTCATATGACTGTTTTATATGCACTctcaaatataaaacatttttgagattgtaatatataatatagtaaaattaagTATTAACATACAAATAGCTTTCATTGCAGTAGTATTATTCAATTAACACAAGATATtgttttcatatataaatttataatgatttaatacatttttattatttaatttaacataataataacattaatgagctagttaaaataaaatgtaataatacaaGTTTACGTTTACAATTCATGTATAAATCACTGTATGAGTGCATTCGGATGTTTTCATATGATGTCAAATACACCATTCTTTTCCACGGAATGATTAGTTATTTTGTAAAGTTCTCATTGCCCTTTTATAGGTATCatgttacaaatatatgttaagttttgcttcataattttttttgtcatgatgtatataaatacacgCACAACCTATGCTTTCCATTGAGCTTtgaatgaatttcattttaataatctaACTGATCCTGGACATAACATGACAACAGTCACAAACATGTAGCAAGCTAGGGTTTCAACATAAGGTAACTGATTGCtctttaatattcattttattggCTAAGAAGTGTTCTTATTTCTTTGTGCATATGGCAAAGGAAATCAACGTAACTCGGGCTTCCATCGTTTTCTCTATCCTCAATCAAGAAATGACGTAATACCATTTCTAGTTTCTCACGTTGTCTTACTATAGTTAACTgaaaagatttaataaaacatgaGTTTCATGACATTTTTAgtacatttcataaatttgaatttacttACCCTCATACAACGATGCCTTTCCATACGTACACGATTAATGATATCGGTAATCCGTTTATTTAGTGGAGTATCTAATACTGGCAGTGCAGTACAGTCTGTGTCAACTTGAACTACTGATGGGACACCGAATACTGCCTGTACCCATTGTGGGGAAAGTGCCAGGCCTAACCACAGGAACATGTGGATActgttttctaaaaatataaaatataaaataaagatagatataactaaaaattgaaaacttaTCAAGAAATTGGTAAATGATATCATACCCAGTAAGTACGCGCCATCATCAGTGAATTTATCAATGGAGCAGCGCAATATTTGTGGTAACTCTGAATCTTGAGGGTCAATATCGTGTAAAGGAAGTAATCTCGGATAGATATACACAACTGATATAGAAATTGGCATAGTTGCAACTGCTTGCATAACGAAAGATCTATCGTCAATTGTCATATCAGCAcctagaaaattgaatttatagcATTGACCACATTGTGAAACGTACGGAATTAGGAACAAAATTATGTACCTCCAGATATTGCATCACTTTTCAATAACGAGTTGATGTAGAGTGGGAGTAATTTCATACATTCTGGTAATATTAATTGACCAGCATTTGATGGAGAAGCACAATGTTTTCGATATGCCGCCAATATATTAGCACatcttgaaattaaattatctttcaCGGTTTTTGGAGTTGATTCAATTAGTTTAAACACACCTGAAGTAATAattagatttaataaattaatatttaatatatttgagaTCATTGTGGCATAATAATGATTTATCTCACTTTGTttagagaaataatttatgataGCATCTAGGTCACAAGTCCGATATAATTCAGCCATTTGAGACGACGTTTTTAAACTAAGgttaataatacgtaatctTCTAACTCCACTACAGGAAGTGTACAACAAAGCTGCTTGAATATATACACCTTCATCATCTGTTAGTTTATCATCATGTTTCACTTCTATAGCAATGGCctgaaatgttaaatataaaaattaactttcaaaatatgtaatgaaacacaaaattaaattgcaaCAATACTTTACCTTATTACAATCTATACTAGCTAATTCCATATCTGTAGTATTTGACATAAAGAAGTGACCGTAGAAATCAGTTGCGCGAACACCGGTAGAGGTGCGTACGCGCATAATGGCATCAAATGCAATTGGTCtactaatgttattaataacatcCGAAACTAAACGGTCACCATCTATATCAGCCTAAAAAATACAGAACTTTACAtggtatacattttttacttgcCAATATTAAAGTAACGACTATTACCTgaaaataagtatatttataaacttctCCACCAGTTAATCTGGCAATTTGTCCTACTGTCGCAAGATCCACATATGAATTATTGAAAACAAACAAATCTACAGAACAACCCACACCTACGCAATCTTGACCTAGATTATTGTAAACATTATTTTGCGGCGCTGAAAAGGAAAGTGAATTTTTGGTTATAAATTGGGCATAATATTAACTTAGAAGTAATGAAACCAATTTACCTAATAcagttttctctttctctgttccAAGTACTTTACGATCATCACGATTTTTCAGTTTACCAGGTGCATCAGCAATGGGCAAAGAAGAATGGAAAACCATTAATTTCCCAGAGCAATCTGAAGCcttaagatattttattaaaattataattggttgatatatttcataattgttTTATCTCATACTGTGTATTGTAAAGATACCTTTAATGCTTCTAATCCGGCCTGGATGGCTGGTGCAAGaattgtttctgtttcacGCGTGTCTGCAAACATTGCTGGTATTTGTGTCATTAAACCATCAATAACAGATTCGCTTTCTTCGACATCGCATAAAAATCCATCAAGAAGTGGCATAAAAACGTCTTGTACGTCCCCCACAACCATCATTTGTGGTTGAGCAAGGCAggaattaatattgtaaaagtGCACCGTATTATTGTACGTTATAAATCCTACTTTCATGTTCGTTTTCGATTGACCAGCGTCAACGGGTAAATGTCGCAAGATTGACTTCATTTgcatacataataaattaactaAACCAGATTTAACTGTGTTGTATGATACATCAATCACGAACACAATAGCTGGTGGTTTTGGAAAAGCATTGTtctaaaatgaatatttcaagattaaGGTAATAGAAAGTGTTACAATAAAATAGTCTTTTAATCCATATCTTACTCTGCAGTAATCTTTAGTAGCAATATATTCATATGTTCCTAACATTAATTCTGGTCTTTCATAACGATCCATACGTTGTCCAGTATGATCCAGATGTTGGAAATACTCTGCTGGGACTAaattcaaaacaaaaaaagactAACAAttgtatcaaataaaatatgctaagaaaataaatttgtaccTTCAGTTGTTGCTTTACAAAACATGCACTGGAATCTTCTTCCTGCATCAATAAATTGCATAAATGGACTCATATATGCTTTACATCGCACACAACGTACTGGACCAATTTCACCCATATCTACAATAGGTGGTTCGTATTCTCCTTCCGCCATACGAGCCATTGGACTTACTATTAGACCAAATGGAACATTCGTCtggaaaggaaaattattttgaggCCTGTATAAAATTAAGTTAACGATTTCACGTACACATAAATTATTCAACATActtgttttataatatctgCTGTGGTAGGAACAGTGTACATAGTAGATCTGATATATCTAGGTGATGCATTTCCTTGATCTTGCGTTATGAATTTGGTAGTTACTAATGGCGGAACCAATCCCTTTTGATTTGTTAAGAATACACCACCTTTTACGCGTTGATCATCTTGAATTACTtgaatctttaaaaatatgtttaaggTTATCTTAAAGAACCAAACTGTAAGTTATGACAATTgcatatataatttcttaccGGACTTGGCATTTGCTCAGGATCTAAACGTCTAGTTTGTTGTGGTTGCATACCCGGCTGATATCCACTTGTTACGCCTGGTGAAATACCTGGATACGAACCTCTTTGAGCATTATACATATCCTAAAACAAGAAAAGAGATTTGTAATAGATAACTTccagtaattttaataattattactttcaGAAACAACGTACGTTATTATAGCCTTGATATCCTGTATGTTGATAGTTTGGCATTGTACTGGGTGAGCTACGACTAACTCCTACAGGATTTCCCATATGTTGTCCTTGCATTGGTGGTCCAGATGTGTATGGTCTTTGCCCA
This Bombus pascuorum chromosome 1, iyBomPasc1.1, whole genome shotgun sequence DNA region includes the following protein-coding sequences:
- the LOC132916598 gene encoding protein penguin; amino-acid sequence: MVKRKLKSDNESRPKKNKTENNDHIYNNIKDNKDNKLKIKKTAKKKDEEVVTKDGKENHNINNINGKSKMVNGNSMEKPNWQEFKKKKKEIREKYKAKRFSNIYDISIVTKQLGEKLRRVDCSKLERKKLILKAHDLLKTNYNKIIFTHDMSRIIQWIFKYSDAEIRQAISKELKSSFLSMIESKYARNCIKTMLKYGSQETRHEIISTCYGNIVRFMSHSVSAPLLELMYSTWATEIEKRYFKQEFYGDMYKQAKDKKIKTLSDTYIIAEDMKAATLSAVKGNLMRILNKKFLNSTLLHCVLLEFLNNCSLEDKKEIIAMLRSSVVELSQTKFGSEVAVICIWHGSNKDRKIIMKSIKGNIKNISMSEYGYLILLALFDSVDDTILVKKIIFSEIQNDLTDIALSDHGKHVILYLVARRNSHYFAPSIVKYLEQGDNNATSKKPAHMREKELLDLIYNSLLESVTINTPIWMSNSSIAMITLAILKVGTNKKLEKAFEAVTIFITDLKSKIKEGDEEYKPIEHAGLHMMLKKLIQNDKELQEKSEITFGKILVNHLETNIIEEWIECNRGCFLLVLLLENGTTSTVNTILSKLKPVMNILKSKSTPGAKILLKKLK
- the LOC132916583 gene encoding protein transport protein Sec24C, with the translated sequence MNPQYIQQQQSQQQQQQSQQQPSYFPGPPISSPYGEVNSNVPSNMLKRPPMNSQLYASQKAMQGPSLTNLHQPQTPYYVNNIQTQGNTQYELSTNNPHIIPPPPSQNNIVNQMSNMSLGDQQRPPSVQNFPPPPLPGKSSPTISTPSNVNGFNNLLEALSGNGSTGQTDPGGKSGSAISGQNMQEQKAALKASTPQLTGLPFSGHSTGTTSSHYYAGQTLQSEQAFNAGLSSNQHQPGQMNVTDTSEQSNFPKPPMGQRSTAPPLQGQQNVSSLSLPGQQNLSNPIMPGQTNISEPPLPNQQIHSNMLMQGTHGQQNLIGPPKQNLSNPLSQTQQTLSGPPISTPPLPGQHYSSLQGQQKSGHSFGPSQMNQQNIHPPPIPGQQSGAPPSLTTQQGFNRPPLLGQQNLPNSQMPPPLPGQPMGQMINSGTNLPQSGQRPYTSGPPMQGQHMGNPVGVSRSSPSTMPNYQHTGYQGYNNDMYNAQRGSYPGISPGVTSGYQPGMQPQQTRRLDPEQMPSPIQVIQDDQRVKGGVFLTNQKGLVPPLVTTKFITQDQGNASPRYIRSTMYTVPTTADIIKQTNVPFGLIVSPMARMAEGEYEPPIVDMGEIGPVRCVRCKAYMSPFMQFIDAGRRFQCMFCKATTEVPAEYFQHLDHTGQRMDRYERPELMLGTYEYIATKDYCRNNAFPKPPAIVFVIDVSYNTVKSGLVNLLCMQMKSILRHLPVDAGQSKTNMKVGFITYNNTVHFYNINSCLAQPQMMVVGDVQDVFMPLLDGFLCDVEESESVIDGLMTQIPAMFADTRETETILAPAIQAGLEALKASDCSGKLMVFHSSLPIADAPGKLKNRDDRKVLGTEKEKTVLAPQNNVYNNLGQDCVGVGCSVDLFVFNNSYVDLATVGQIARLTGGEVYKYTYFQADIDGDRLVSDVINNISRPIAFDAIMRVRTSTGVRATDFYGHFFMSNTTDMELASIDCNKAIAIEVKHDDKLTDDEGVYIQAALLYTSCSGVRRLRIINLSLKTSSQMAELYRTCDLDAIINYFSKQSVFKLIESTPKTVKDNLISRCANILAAYRKHCASPSNAGQLILPECMKLLPLYINSLLKSDAISGGADMTIDDRSFVMQAVATMPISISVVYIYPRLLPLHDIDPQDSELPQILRCSIDKFTDDGAYLLENSIHMFLWLGLALSPQWVQAVFGVPSVVQVDTDCTALPVLDTPLNKRITDIINRVRMERHRCMRLTIVRQREKLEMVLRHFLIEDRENDGSPSYVDFLCHMHKEIRTLLSQ